GGCTCCATcacttctttttttttaactttTATTGTCACAAACGCTGCCATGAATCATCAGAGTCGGCAACGGCGCGTGCACCATCTGTCGAGCACTTGGGTGAGATTAGGTCCAAACTCCAAAACCTCCAAGAATCCTTATGCGAAGTTGATGGCCGTTGTTTTCAATGTTTAGATCCTGTCAGACGTTTGGACGCCAAATCCTTTGACTTTGGGGGTTACCAGAGCTGGGCTTGGAACAAACAAACCTCCCAGTCAGAGAGTGGGCACAGATGGTAAAAAGAATATTAGGACCTTTTCAGGTTAAAGACGCAGTATTTTGACTGTTTTTGGTGCTAAGGGTCACCTACTCAACTTATTGGAGAAGCATTTTCAACAAGGTCGTAAAGATTTGAACTGAAAATAATTCTTAATTTGTCTACTAGGAAAATGATCCCCTGTAACCGATATTTGCAGATGAAGTCCGCATATATACAGAAACAATACTGCTCTACTGAATTACTGGTCCTTCCAACGTGAGGTTAATATCAATATGAGCAATCAGTAAGAAATCAAAAGTTCAAAACAACAGGAGAAACCTGGATGGATACCAGGATACTCTCAAAAATGTTTCACATGGCACGTGCCATTGACACATCACTGATAGAAACACTCAACTAGAAGTTTAGAACGGTCACCAAAAACATCTTTTTCACAAAGCAGAATGCACAAACACACAATTTTACTTTTCCGTATATGGAACAAGAAATATCAGCTCTAACTGATAAACATATCAAATGGCATCCTAGCCTTCTTTTTTCTTGAATGTTCACATGACTGTTTCATGTGGTTCGGATCACCAACTCAAATTATGGGGAAAGTGTTTACATCAACAAGGTTGCAGAGATAGGAAATAATACAAATTCTTAACTTGTGTGCTAGAAAAATGAGTCCAAGTAACTAGTATTCCCATCATACAGGAGCGATATCAAACTTCAGGTCCTTCCATAACATCAAACAAGCATCACGTAGGCCACCAAGTACTAACCAACAGTATGATAGACATGGCTACCAAAAAGGGTATCTTTTCTTGTTCACACATCACATGTGCTAACACTTAACTGATTAGAAAGACTTCACTACGATTCTGGAACAATATATCTTGCAAAAAATGCAGGGAATATTATTATAATTTTCTATGAAGCTTAAGACGTTCAATTCTACAGACAGCACTATGTACCTAAAACTTATGCAAAAGAACTGAGACGTGAAACTCAATTGTCTTATCAGATTCTTCAAGACATGCACAAAATACAAACATATGCACATGATGTGCTAGTAAGGCGAACAAATTCGTGATTATGTCAGTGTGTATCTCGAAGTAGTGGCGTTAGAAAAGTTACCGGTGATGTGTACTAGAAGACAAGTTTTCTGCACTTTAGTCACCATTGACTTCGACATAAGACGCCGCAATAGCACCTCTTGGAGTCCCTTTCCTCACTCCCATGTCCAACCTAACATCTACCACACGTCTCCAATCCTCATCTGCAGCATACAAGTTTGACGCCAGTACATAATTCCCCTCGTAGTCGGGCTCCATGCTGATCACATGTTCCATCACCTTCCTTGCTAAGCTGGCATTCCCAAGGTCCCGACAAGCGCCGGCCAAAACACGCCATATTACAGGATCGGGCTTAACGGGCATGGCCAGGGTGAACTCAAATGCCTCgtccaatgctccagctttgcACAGCATGTCCACCATGCTCCCATAGTGCTCCATCCATGGTGTGATTCTGTACTCCTCGACCATGGACTTGAACAGTTGGCGCCCCTCGTTCACTAGGGTGGAGTGACCACATGCATTGATTATGCTCAAGAAGATAACCTCATCAGGCTGGAACCCTTCTCTGAGCATCTGCGCAAACCGAACAAGGGCAGCCACTCCATGGCCATTCATGGCAAGTGCTTGTATTATGGCCGTCCACGAAACCACTGTCCTCAATCCCATGGAGTCAAATATGTCACATGATCTCCTCACCCTCCCCATCTTACCATGCATATGTATAAGTGCATTGGCGACACGTGTGTTCTTCAAGAACCCATTCTCAAGCGCACACTGTTCCACCCAGCCACCCAAACTTGACGTGCGATCCAGCTTTGTGCAGGCTGAGATGACAGCAAGCAGGGTGACCTCATCGACCTTGACACCAGCAATCCTCATCTCCTCGAACACTTCCAGTGCCTCAGTTGGACGCTCATTCTCGGAGCAAGCATTGATCATGGATGTCCAAGAAACATCGCTCCTCATGCCAACCCCAATGCCTGCAAACACCATCCTCGCGTCTGCCAGCAGCCCGCACTTGCCGTACATGTTCACCAACGCATTGAGCACGGGCAAGTCAAGATCGACGATGTTCCTCACAGCGTACCCGTGGATCTCCCTCCCGCGCACCGAGCTCCGCAGCTGTGCGCACGCGGACAGGAGGCTCGTGACCGAGACCCCGTTTGGCCGGGCCCCCGCGTAGCGCGCCATGGCGGACGCAGCGGACAGGGCGTGGCCGGGATGGCCAGAGCGCGCGTAGGCGGACAACAGGGCGTTCCATAGCGGGACGTCCCGGCGTGAGATTTCGTCGAACAGCtggcgcgcggcggcgacgcggccgGAGGCGCCGTAGGCTTTGAGCAGGGCCGAGCAAAGGTGGAGGCATGAGGGGAGGACGCCGAGCTTCAGGGCGTGCGCGTGGAggtgggcggcggaggcggcggagagcGCGCGAAGGATGGCCGCGCCGGTGCGCAAGGCAGTGGCGCTCATGGAGCATGGCGGCGTCCGCGGCACGGCGGCTTTAACCCAGGAGCTCGGGTTGAGGTAATTCTTTCTCCGCAGTCCAAAAACTAGGTCCAAGAAGGATTGCGGTTATTCGATATTGGGCCCAAGTTGTGTTTATTCAAATTGAGCCCAAAGCAGGCCGCGTTGGATCCGGACAAGGGCACCCTCGTCCAGAGTTTAAGAAATTCTACACGTTTTATTTTCAATGCTTAGATTTGGAAAAATAATTGTAGAAGCATACTCTCTGAACGATACACAAAATAAATATGAGACTCAAAATTTCCATTCATTAGAATTAGAACAAGGCTGTGGATACACTACAAGAGATCCCCTGGTCATGTCACATAGGCTTAAACACCCACATATATTTTACAACCTGGAGGATATGCATAACAAGTACAGCATTTTGCTAACTCTTATTCTCTACACAAGCTATGAAAAAATTACAGCATTCCTCTGCAGCTCAAGACCTCGGACTTCAGAGGCGCAACTCCGCTCTTCCTACTCTCTACTCTCTAGCGCCTCTTCAATCTATTTGAATCCCATAGCTACCACTGGGATTCTGACGAGGTGACCTCGGTCGCCTTTCATAGTGATCTCGCCGAAACTGTAGGTGCCAGTCACGGACCTTGCTGTCAGTGTTGCCATTATCTCCCTTGATGCTCCTGGGAGCACTGTAAGGGCTGGAGGCGTCACATCCAGCGCAATCTCCGGTGGCATTCTCGTCATGATGGTGTAGGTCTCAGTCTCCTCGGACACGCTTGTGACGGTTCGCTTCACTGTCTCCGTGCCTCGAAGCTGAGAGATGGTGATTGAGGGGATGTTCAGATCATAAGGACGCTGTCCCTTGGAGCTGGAGTTGCACGATGAACCGGCTATGTTTGACACTTCACTATGATTGACGTCTGGGATCGAGCACAAAAATCTGATGTAGTCTTCATGGGCTGCCAGCATGAATAAAGCAAACTTAGACAAGGGATGTGACATTACCATCTGACAGAAAAATTGACAGTAATTGAACTTACTTGCATCTAGAACAAGGCCAGGATCAAGGGCAGCTTTTGGGTTAACCGCACCACTACCACAATCAAATGGTGTGGCCCGCGAAAGTGTCATCATTTCTGATGTCGTATATTGCTGCGCTCTAAGAGGATGGCTCCCTTTGTCCAGTGTATTAGCTGTAGTCATCAAGGCAGATTTTATTGCTGAGGGGCTCCACTTCGGGTTCTTCTGTTTTATCAGTGCCGCAATACCAGCAATATGCGGAGCAGCCATGCTAGTTCCAGAAACCATTGCAAATCCTTCACCTTGAAAATGTTACCATCGTGAGAGTTTTTAGTTAGCTCAAGCACAAACAATTGTCCTCATGAATTACTGATCCACAAGAAATACACAAGGACGTCATAACTTGTAAGTGCTGCATTCAAATGCTGAGAGTTGAGAGGGGGAAATAATATACAGACAATGCTTACCAGCATAGTTTGATTCATCTGTTCCATTAGGTGCCCATGCAGCCCATATAAGATTGCCAGGAGCAAGTATGTCTGGCTTAAGAACATCAGcatcttgaaagctaaaatctTTTACATCGGGTCCTCGAGAAGAGAACAGCGCAACCTGGGGAGCTGAATTGTATAACGTTGGTGCCAAACCATCTGCAATACCCGCTGTTGCTTTAAAGCCTGTAGCCCTTCCAGCCCAATCTCTTACGGTGGAAGAGTTGTAGTAGTCTATAAGATCCTACAAAACCAAGATTGATGTCATTTAAGTATTTAACTAGAGGAACAACAATAAATAACAGAGCAACTTGGGGTACACTATAGATGAAGGTCAACAAGAGTCACCAACAAAGAGGATATGAAAAGCAAAAGAGGTCACACTAACAGTACTAATAGTAAATAGTTAGCATAGGTCATGGTTTGGGCACGTGGATTGCATCTAACTATATTAGAAATTTAATATAACAGCCAAACACGCATAGGTACTTCACCTAGTACCACCACCTTTTTTCCATGTCATCCCACAATAGCAGCAGTCATATACAATTCATCCCACTACTCGAAAAGTTGTATCTCCTGTGAATCGTGTTTCCAGCCCAAATTCAATGTTTTTTTAGTGTATATTTATAGATGTATTTCATGTTTGCAGTCACATTTTTTAGCAGCATTCATATACAATAAGGCTCTATCAGAAGTATAATACCGTTGTTTTGCTGACATCTGTGATGAGAATTCCAGGGATGCTGACTGGTACAGGATCAAATTTTGTTCCTGGGTAACTATTCTCCACAGCAACAATAAAGCCAGCCGCACCAAGACTCTTGGCAGTCTGAGATACTTTCTTTATTGAAGCTGTCCCGGAAATGTAATTGAATGAATAGCCGCACAAAAGAATCTTTCCTTGCACTTTCCTCTTATTCAAGAGTTCTGGTCTCTGACAGTCTAATGCACTATACTTGGTTGCAGATGAACCCAGCAGAGCATCTGCCGCAGAAATCAAGGTGAATGACTTATTCCCATGTGTTGCAGCTGTATTCAGATGTGCAAATTGTCAGAATACCAGGACCATAAGCAGGAACTTCAAAATTAATTGTCAGAATAGCAGGACCACTTAAACATCTCATATCACCTCAAATTACAATGAAATGGCATCTGCCGATAGCCCAATACAAGATGAGAAGTACAAATATACAAAAAACATAGAAATATAGAATGTCATCACAATGAGATAAAAGAATGTTTAGGGGTGAAAAATGAAGTGGGTGTTCTAGATTCGCTTGTTCTAATTCATTTTGCACAATTTCTACAATGGGCCGTATCCATGGTCTGAACATTGAACATTTGTACTGATAATAACTGCATGCATTTGCTGAAAATACACACCAAAAAAACTTACGTGATACTCCAAGTCCAGAAAGGAGTTTCCCATTTCCCAGTGTTAAATGATTTTTGTATCTACGGTCatcaaccccagcagcaacagtgGTTATCCATGGGCTGAAGGACACCAGTGTTTTTGGAAATGGTCCTCCATTTCCAGCAGCTTGGGCAACAAACACCCCAGCTTTAACAGCAGAGAGAAGAGCTGCATCAAAAGGGTTCAAAAACGTAGTCCGCGTAGCTGTTGGTGGGCTATTTGGTCCAACTGAAAGGTTGAGAATGTCAACACCATCCTGAACAGCCTGCAAATAGCCATCCATGCATTAGCGCCCACATATTGAAGGCATGCAATAATGACGCGTGTTCTTGTTTATCTAGCCTGTCTTCATCTATTCAGTGCAAAACATGGTTTATGAAAAAGAGAACATAAATAATTGCTTAAGTCAGCGCTATCAAATATTTGTTTCTATATCTAGCAAGAAAATGAAACTTATATTCTACTTCATACTTGTCAATGTGTAACATTTGTTATTTGGAAACTGGAAGCTACATCAACAACCAACTTATTCAATTGTTTAAACGACCATGCCTTTTCTACCATTTTTTTTCTATTAAATCAACTTGATGGAAATACTGCCAAGCACTTTTATGAAACATCATTTTATAAACCATATCTTTAACATATTGCAGAATCCAGTAAAAGATTGCACACAAAGAAGTTCAGGATCACATATCATACCTGATCGATAGCAGCCACAACATCAGCTACATAACCACCAAAGAGTCTGTAAAGAACCTTGTAGACAGCTATCCTAACAGGCACAATATCAAAGAGGTTAGTCATTGGCAAGTAAACAACAGATAAATGGCTTTCTCAAGGTAACTAATCATAATCATACTGATACAAAGTGCTTCTATACTATTTCTAAATAAAACTGCATGTAACTTCAGAAAATGCTGAAGAAATCAAAGCTCACCTAGCACGTGGAGCCATGCCACTTGCCTTGCCAAATTCGTGACCATGCATTCGCACCGGAATCCCATTGTTTCCAGCAG
The genomic region above belongs to Panicum hallii strain FIL2 chromosome 4, PHallii_v3.1, whole genome shotgun sequence and contains:
- the LOC112889957 gene encoding pentatricopeptide repeat-containing protein At4g14820-like; amino-acid sequence: MSATALRTGAAILRALSAASAAHLHAHALKLGVLPSCLHLCSALLKAYGASGRVAAARQLFDEISRRDVPLWNALLSAYARSGHPGHALSAASAMARYAGARPNGVSVTSLLSACAQLRSSVRGREIHGYAVRNIVDLDLPVLNALVNMYGKCGLLADARMVFAGIGVGMRSDVSWTSMINACSENERPTEALEVFEEMRIAGVKVDEVTLLAVISACTKLDRTSSLGGWVEQCALENGFLKNTRVANALIHMHGKMGRVRRSCDIFDSMGLRTVVSWTAIIQALAMNGHGVAALVRFAQMLREGFQPDEVIFLSIINACGHSTLVNEGRQLFKSMVEEYRITPWMEHYGSMVDMLCKAGALDEAFEFTLAMPVKPDPVIWRVLAGACRDLGNASLARKVMEHVISMEPDYEGNYVLASNLYAADEDWRRVVDVRLDMGVRKGTPRGAIAASYVEVNGD
- the LOC112891139 gene encoding subtilisin-like protease SBT2.6; the encoded protein is MMRIKLACLLLVFVQQAVLGTHDVYIVTMEGDPVVSYQGGVEGFPATAVDLDEEMDVTSEAVTSYSLHLQRHHDNLLDSLFVEGTYEKLYSYHHIVNGFAVHMSSLQAEFLRKAQGVKHVERDMKIQKLTTHTPQFLGLPTGVWPTGGGFDRAGEDVVIGFVDSGIYPQHPSFSSHKTDPYGPVPRYKGKCEMDPVTRRSFCNGKIVGAQHFAKAAIAAGAFNPDIEFASPLDGDGHGSHTAAIAAGNNGIPVRMHGHEFGKASGMAPRARIAVYKVLYRLFGGYVADVVAAIDQAVQDGVDILNLSVGPNSPPTATRTTFLNPFDAALLSAVKAGVFVAQAAGNGGPFPKTLVSFSPWITTVAAGVDDRRYKNHLTLGNGKLLSGLGVSPATHGNKSFTLISAADALLGSSATKYSALDCQRPELLNKRKVQGKILLCGYSFNYISGTASIKKVSQTAKSLGAAGFIVAVENSYPGTKFDPVPVSIPGILITDVSKTTDLIDYYNSSTVRDWAGRATGFKATAGIADGLAPTLYNSAPQVALFSSRGPDVKDFSFQDADVLKPDILAPGNLIWAAWAPNGTDESNYAGEGFAMVSGTSMAAPHIAGIAALIKQKNPKWSPSAIKSALMTTANTLDKGSHPLRAQQYTTSEMMTLSRATPFDCGSGAVNPKAALDPGLVLDATHEDYIRFLCSIPDVNHSEVSNIAGSSCNSSSKGQRPYDLNIPSITISQLRGTETVKRTVTSVSEETETYTIMTRMPPEIALDVTPPALTVLPGASREIMATLTARSVTGTYSFGEITMKGDRGHLVRIPVVAMGFK